The proteins below are encoded in one region of Hordeum vulgare subsp. vulgare chromosome 3H, MorexV3_pseudomolecules_assembly, whole genome shotgun sequence:
- the LOC123444470 gene encoding protein TSS-like — protein MAPKSKRGKAKGEKKKKDEKVLPVAIDITVNLPDQSDVILKGISTDRIIDVRRLLCVNTATCAITNYSLLHETRDGHLKDGADIATLKPYTLTLVEGEYDEDSALVHIRRLLDIVACTASFGSPPPPPPPPSPKDVDATKEPSNSSSKPAAAASSGGRRTGSPPPVPKDSAAKDADAAAAKEDAVSAELEAEMSGACPRLGAFYEFFSLANLSPPLHFIKRVTQPRQEEQPSDDHLFFLEAKLCNGKFVIVEARRKGFFSFGKQRVLCHNLVDLLRHLSRAFDNAYKDLMKAFLERNKFGNFPYGYRANTWLVPPIAAQSPSTFPPLPVEDETWGGNGGGWGRDGKSDMLPWADEFMYLTSMPCKTAEEREIRDRRAFLLHSLFVDVAIFRSIAAIRHVMESTDVSTSIKINEVLHSETVGNFSITVTRDSSDASCKLDTKIDGSRATGMDSKHLAERNLLKGITADENTAAHDVDSLGIVNIRYCGYVAVAKVKNYEKTIVTSSFKPADIMDQPEGGAHALNINSLRMLLNEANATGEKKLPTQSHRQEELTAAQTYAENLLKESFQNLEEEGTDKQSFMRWELGACWVQHLQDLKKSDKDKKQGDGKEKKKMVDKDVKETKIEGLGKPLKALKHPKNAVDASGKGSSSGNKSLTDATSSGESQKAKSSSVESLQGDCIASENEILLKDVLLDSAFTRLKDSETGLHQKSPSELIEMALKFYDEVALPKLVADFGSLELSPVDGRTLTDFMHTRGLQMRSLGRVVKLSEKLSHVQSLCVHEMIVRAFKHIVQSVIAATSDMRQLALTIASVLNLLLGVPESEFSGSSPAVHPLVWRWLVAFLKKRYQYELTGQHYDDVRKYAILRGLCHKVGIELAPRDFVMDSAFPFCKQDIISLVPVHKQVACSSADGRQLLESSKTALDKGKLEDAVNYGTKALAKLIMVCGPYHRMTAGAYSLLAVVLYHTGDFNQATIYQQKALDINERELGLDHPDTMKSYGDLAVFYYRLQHTELALKYVKRALYLLHLTCGPSHPNTAATYINVAMMEEGLGNVHVALRYLHKALKCNQRLLGPDHIQTAASYHAIAIALSLMEAYSLSVQHEQTTLQILRAKLGPDDLRTQDAAAWLEYFESKVIEQQEAARNGTRKPDASIASKGHLSVSDLLDYINPNEENKGRDSESGKRRYSSIKVLSHSSENSNVASPDISPRDSAIAIKDEEKGIKEPLQDASVNIMDIPETEVKVNPLPVEASPPSEQLVERSEVNISSPEEVFEDEILEQDDGWQPVQRPKSAAVLGKQIKHYHPAIRRAYDPENHAPTDASQYKPRNSYSNNRYYFLKKRTVVPAAYTDPQQHMKVQTSSARFGRKTYKAMTYRVKPGTASAEVQDTSRITEQMSGKEESQIAYSHVHNHSADLKGSELHGPWVESTGNPPSYKDVALARPGTIAKSQIQKPRDDVLQPSLGQIIAQEMKDSLVDAVQVDQRSMSSSTNNSKEVNIVPAEMQHSEKREQSHRENEIDNTGKDSLTDKIASDNEKPSGSGPADSKTDTTLFTNKDQEPTSSDNFGATTEFSDSTVPTEAEKSGKSGIQFLEESLPTNSEPITVSEHTISMQGGVGGVESEKSKPDLLLSNIDIREISNKKLSAAAPPFNPSPPAILSPLAVSVGLPPPGAVPGVGPWPMNVSMHPGHSNMVPNGPPLCTSPHHLYPPAPRSPNLLHPVPFLYPPYSQPQMVPSSTFPMNTTIFRPNHYGWQPYMSPAVSEFVPGPAWSNNHPVAYTPSPHIADTISQSLADSHVLSDAAVVSIGPSLDSNMAVVKEEMEVPVEVGSGNLIRNNILGEEHDKELKDAVNAALNPHTPGDSIFNIGGTKLGGIMKNEDEGSFRIFVKGKSRRKQTLRIPISLLNKTYSSRSFKLDFNRVVRENDIFRPPGVSFAEVVSSGD, from the exons ATGGCGCCCAAGAGCAAGCGTGGCAAGGCCAAgggcgagaagaagaagaaagatgagaaag TGCTTCCTGTGGCCATTGATATCACTGTCAACCTCCCGGATCAGTCCGATGTCATTCTCAAG GGAATTTCCACGGACAGGATCATCGATGTGAGGAGGCTGCTCTGCGTCAACACCGCCACATGTGCAATCACAAACTACTCCCTCTTGCATGAG ACTCGTGATGGTCACTTGAAGGATGGCGCTGATATTGCGACGCTGAAGCCATATACTCTCACCCTGGTAGAAG GGGAGTATGACGAGGACAGCGCGTTGGTGCACATACGGCGGCTGCTGGACATTGTTGCGTGCACCGCCTCCTTCGgctctccgccgccgccaccgcctcctccatcCCCCAAGGATGTTGATGCCACCAaggagccctccaactccagctccaaGCCCGCAGCAGCGGCCTCCTCAGGCGGGCGCCGCACGGGCTCGCCGCCGCCCGTGCCGAAGGATTCAGCCGCAAAGGATGCTGATGCAGCGGCGGCCAAGGAGGATGCGGTCTCGGCGGAGCTGGAGGCGGAGATGAGCGGTGCATGCCCCCGCCTCGGAGCGTTCTACGAGTTCTTCTCCCTTGCTAACCTCTCACCGCCCCTCCACT TTATAAAGCGAGTGACTCAACCTCGGCAGGAGGAGCAACCGTCTGATGACCATCTCTTCTTCCTTGAG GCAAAGCTTTGTAATGGGAAATTTGTCATTGTTGAGGCTCGGAGAAAGGGGTTCTTTAGTTTTGGGAAACAGCGTGTTTTGTGCCACAATCTTGTCGACCTATTGAGGCATCTCAGCAGAGCATTCGATAAT GCATACAAGGATCTTATGAAGGCATTTTTGGAACGGAACAAG TTTGGAAATTTTCCTTATGGTTATCGTGCAAATACATGGCTTGTTCCTCCGATTGCTGCCCAGTCACCATCAACATTTCCTCCCCTTCCTGTTGAGGATGAAACTTGGGGAGGCAATGGAGGTGGTTGGGGAAGGGATGGCAAAAGTGACATGTTGCCATGGGCAGATGAGTTCATGTATCTCACATCCATGCCTTGCAAAACTGCTGAGGAGAGGGAAATTCGTGACAGGAGAGCATTCCTACTGCACAGTCTATTCGTAGATGTTGCCATCTTTAGAAGTATTGCAGCCATCCGGCATGTAATGGAGAGTACAGATGTGTCGACATCAATCAAGATAAATGAGGTCTTGCATTCTGAGACGGTGGGAAATTTTAGCATCACTGTCACAAGAGATTCTTCAGATGCAAGCTGCAAGCTGGACACTAAGATAGATGGAAGCCGAGCCACAGGAATGGACTCTAAGCATCTTGCAGAGAGAAACCTTTTGAAAGGAATAACTGCAGATGAAAACACTGCTGCACAT GATGTTGACAGTTTGGGCATCGTGAATATTAGATACTGTGGGTATGTTGCTGTAGCAAAGGTTAAGAATTATGAGAAAACTATTGTGACTTCTTCCTTTAAGCCTGCTGATATCATGGATCAACCTGAAGGGGGTGCTCATGCATTGAACATTAACAG TTTGAGGATGCTCCTAAATGAAGCCAATGCAACTGGAGAAAAAAAGTTACCAACACAAAGTCATAGGCAGGAAGAACTAACTGCCGCACAAACTTATGCTGAGAACTTGTTGAAGGAAAGTTTTCAAAATCTTGAGGAAGAGGGGACTGATAAACAATCATTTATGAGGTGGGAACTTGGTGCCTGCTGGGTTCAGCACTTGCAAGATCTGAAAAAATCTGACAAAGACAAAAAACAAGGTGAtgggaaggaaaagaagaaaatggtGGACAAAGATGTGAAAGAGACAAAGATTGAAGGGCTCGGGAAGCCTCTCAAAGCTCTTAAGCACCCGAAGAATGCGGTTGATGCTTCTGGGAAGGGATCCTCGTCAGGGAACAAAAGTTTGACTGATGCAACAAGCTCTGGGGAAAGCCAGAAAGCCAAGTCATCGTCTGTTGAATCGCTTCAAGGAGACTGCATTGCCTCTGAGAATGAAATCTTGCTAAAGGATGTATTACTGGATTCCGCCTTTACAAGGTTGAAAGATTCAGAAACAGGACTCCATCAGAAG TCACCATCTGAGTTGATTGAGATGGCTTTGAAGTTCTATGATGAAGTTGCGCTTCCTAAGCTG GTTGCCGATTTTGGTTCTTTGGAACTTTCACCTGTTGATGGTAGGACATTGACAGATTTCATGCATACCAGGGGCCTACAGATGCGCTCCCTAGGACGAGTT GTCAAACTTTCAGAGAAGCTCTCACACGTACAGTCCCTTTGTGTGCATGAAATGATAGTGAGAGCATTCAAGCATATTGTCCAATCTGTTATTGCAGCTACTTCAGACATGAGACAATTAGCATTGACAATAGCTTCAGTGCTGAATTTACttcttggtgttcctgaatctgaaTTTTCTGGAAGTTCTCCTGCTGTGCATCCCCTAGTGTGGAGATGGCTTGTTGCTTTCTTGAAAAAGCGATACCAGTATGAGCTCACAGGGCAACATTATGATGATGTGAGGAAATACGCTATATTGAGAGGACTATGCCATAAG GTGGGCATTGAATTGGCACCGCGAGATTTCGTCATGGATTCTGCTTTCCCGTTTTGCAAACAGGACATTATTAGCCTTGTGCCCGTACATAAG CAAGTTGCGTGCTCATCTGCAGATGGAAGGCAACTTCTAGAATCCTCTAAAACGGCTCTTGACAAGGGTAAACTTGAAGATGCTGTTAATTATGGAACCAAG GCTCTTGCCAAGCTCATAATGGTGTGTGGTCCCTATCATCGAATGACGGCTGGAGCTTATAGCCTTCTAGCTGTTGTTTTGTACCACACTGGTGATTTTAATCAG GCTACAATATATCAGCAGAAGGCACTAGACATCAACGAGAGGGAACTTGGGCTTGATCACCCTGATACAATGAAGAGTTACGGAGACCTTGCTGTTTTCTACTACCGTTTACAACACACAGAACTGGCTCTGAA GTACGTCAAGCGTGCATTATATCTTCTACATCTTACATGCGGGCCATCTCATCCAAACACAGCTGCAACATATATTAATGTAGCCATGATGGAGGAAGGCTTGGGCAATGTGCATGTAGCTCTTAGGTACTTGCACAAAGCTTTAAAATGCAACCAGAGATTACTTGGGCCTGATCATATCCAG ACTGCTGCAAGCTACCATGCTATCGCCATTGCTCTCTCGTTGATGGAAGCTTATTCATTGAGTGTTCAGCATGAGCAGACAACCTTGCAAATCCTTCGTGCAAAGCTTGGACCGGATGATCTTCGGACTCAG GATGCTGCAGCCTGGCTTGAATACTTTGAATCGAAAGTAATTGAGCAACAAGAAGCTGCCCGCAATGGAACTCGAAAACCTGATGCATCAATAGCTAGTAAAGGACACCTAAG TGTATCTGATCTCCTTGATTACATCAATCCCAACGAAGAAAACAAAGGAAGAGATTCTGAATCAGGCAAGAGGAGGTACTCAAGCATAAAG GTTTTATCACATTCGAGTGAGAATTCAAACGTAGCAAGTCCTGATATATCTCCAAGAGATTCTGCTATTGCAATCAAAGACGAGGAAAAAGGAATTAAAGAGCCGTTGCAAGATGCTAGTGTTAATATCATGGATATTCCTGAAACTGAGGTTAAAGTGAATCCTTTACCCGTGGAGGCTTCACCACCTTCTGAACAGCTAGTAGAGAGATCTGAGGTGAACATCAGTTCACCTGAGGAAGTTTTTGAAGATGAAATATTAGAACAGGATGATGGCTGGCAGCCTGTTCAAAGACCTAAATCAGCGGCAGTTTTAGGAAAACAGATAAAGCATTACCATCCTGCCATCAGAAGGGCGTATGACCCTGAGAATCATGCTCCAACAGATGCTTCCCAATATAAGCCAAGGAATTCCTATTCAAATAACCGTTATTACTTCTTAAAGAAGAGAACTGTCGTACCTGCAGCATACACAGATCCTCAGCAGCATATGAAAGTCCAGACATCAAGTGCCAGGTTTGGTCGTAAGACATACAAGGCTATGACCTACCGGGTTAAGCCAGGGACAGCATCCGCGGAAGTGCAAGATACTTCTAGGATCACAGAGCAGATGAGTGGTAAAGAAGAATCCCAAATAGCTTATTCACATGTACACAATCATTCTGCAGATCTGAAAGGAAGTGAGCTACATGGACCTTGGGTTGAAAGTACTGGAAACCCACCATCAtacaaagatgttgcattggcacGTCCAGGTAcaatagccaagagtcaaatacaAAAACCTAGAGATGATGTACTGCAACCATCACTTGGTCAAATTATTGCACAAGAAATGAAGGATTCCTTGGTAGATGCAGTTCAAGTGGACCAGAGGTCCATGTCCTCAAGTACCAATAATTCCAAAGAGGTAAACATTGTGCCAGCAGAAATGCAGCATTCAGAAAAAAGAGAACAGTCACATAGGGAAAATGAGATTGACAACACTGGGAAAGATAGTTTAACAGATAAGATAGCATCAGATAATGAGAAACCTTCTGGCAGTGGACCTGCAGATAGTAAAACAGACACGACCTTATTCACCAACAAAGATCAAGAACCAACAAGTAGTGACAATTTTGGTGCAACCACTGAGTTCTCAGATTCGACAGTACCCACAGAAGCTGAAAAGAGTGGAAAATCTGGCATACAATTTCTTGAAGAATCTCTACCTACTAACAGTGAACCTATTACAGTCTCAGAGCATACAATAAGTATGCAGGGAGGCGTTGGAGGTGTTGAAAGTGAGAAGTCAAAGCCTGACTTGCTTCTGAGTAATATTGATATAAGAGAGATATCTAATAAGAAGCTATCTGCTGCTGCACCTCCATTCAATCCGTCTCCTCCAGCTATCCTTAGCCCACTTGCTGTAAGTGTCGGTCTCCCACCACCAGGTGCCGTTCCAGGCGTCGGCCCTTGGCCTATGAATGTCTCCATGCATCCTGGACATTCAAATATGGTACCAAACGGTCCTCCTCTGTGCACATCCCCACATCATTTGTACCCGCCCGCTCCTCGGTCTCCTAATCTATTGCATCCTGTGCCATTTCTTTATCCACCATATAGTCAACCGCAGATGGTTCCAAGCAGCACATTTCCCATGAACACCACTATTTTTCGCCCTAACCATTATGGATGGCAACCTTATATGAGCCCAGCTGTGTCTGAGTTTGTGCCTGGACCAGCATGGTCAAACAATCATCCAGTTGCTTACACCCCCAGCCCACATATTGCTGACACTATTTCTCAGTCTCTAGCAGATTCACACGTCCTATCTGATGCAGCTGTTGTTAGTATAGGACCTTCACTGGACAGCAATATGGCTGTAGTAAAGGAGGAAATGGAGGTCCCTGTGGAGGTAGGCAGTGGTAATTTGATCCGCAATAACATTTTGGGAGAGGAACATGATAAAGAGTTAAAGGATGCTGTTAATGCTGCACTTAATCCACACACGCCAGGAGACAGCATATTTAATATTGGTGGAACGAAACTgggaggcatcatgaagaatgaaGACGAGGGTAGCTTTAGGATATTTGTAAAGGGGAAAAGCAGGCGAAAGCAAACTCTGAGGATCCCGATAAGTTTGCTTAACAAGACATATAGCTCACGTTCCTTCAAGCTTGACTTCAACAGAGTAGTCAGAGAGAATGATATCTTCAGGCCACCGGGCGTTTCTTTTGCTGAAGTAGTTTCTTCTGGCGACTGA